GGTGCACGACAACCCGTTCGGTTCCGAGCTCGACCGGCTCATCGCCGCGGTCGGCCGTCGCCTCGTCACCGGCCGGAAATAAACGACATACCACGCTCGGGTGAAGCCCGCCTTGTCCGGTATTGAGCCGGTAAGGCGGGCTTCGTGCTGTCTCACTCATCACCCACCGCATCGCGGGTAGAAGCCCAGCGTGATGTGGTTGCCGCCTCATGAAAATTCTCAGAATCCGTTAATCCTTCTGTGGCTACCGGTGCGTACATCGTGGCGAACCCAGCAGGCGTGCGGATGAGCCCCGCGCGCCGGCCGGTTCACGCAGGTTCCGAGTTCGACCGGGCGATGGGGACAGCAGGAATGACCGTGGGTTGCGCGAAACGACTTCATAGCTGAGGCCGTACGAAGAACGCGCTGGCCGTCAGGGATCCGGCCGCGCGCAACGGTGGTGGCGCGAATGCAGAAGATCGAGGAGCGATGGCTAAACGCAAGCAGGTTCAACGGTCCACCCGCGAGACCGGTCCCGTCGTGGCCCCGGCTGACGGCGAGAAGAAGAAGGGCATGTCGGCCGGGATGTCCTGGCTGATCATCGGTCTCGGCGTCGTCGCCTCGCTGTGGGCCATCGGCGCGCTGACCAACGCGGGCGTCGTCCCGGCCGCGTACCTCTTCGCGTACCTGGACTTCTACGCCGGCGTGGTGGTGCTGGTGTCCCTGTCGATCACGGTCATGGTCGGCCTGGCCGCCACCGACCGGCTGATCCTCACGCCCAAGCACCGGGTGCTCGTCCAGGGCGTGCACCGCACCACCGGCACCATCGCTGTGTCGTTCCTGCTGCTGCACGTCATGGTGAAGATCCTCGAGGCGCACGCGTCCGTCATCGACCTGGTGATCCCGTTCCTCAACCCGAACACGCTGTACGTCGGCATGGGCACCATCGCGGCGTGGTGCCTGGTCGGCACGTTCTGGAGCGGCGTCGCCCGGGTCAAGTTCGCCGGCAAGGGCAAGCCGTGGATGTGGCGCGCGGTGCACTCCGTCGGGTACCTCGCCTGGCCGCCCGCGCTCGGCCACGGCCTGCTCGCCGGCCGCGCGGCCGCCACCTGGGTCGTCGTCTCCTACATCCTCTGCGTGGTCGGCGTCGTCATCGCGATGCTGGTCCGGGTGGTCGGCGTCTACAACAAGCGCATCTCGCAGCCGAAGGCCGTGCCGTCCGCCGCGAAGGCCGCCGGCAAGGCACAGGCCGGACCGCTGGAGGCCGCGAACGGCGCTCGTGCCACCGGGAACCGCCCGATGTACCGCGGCGCGGTCCGCAACCAGCCGTCCGCCGACGAGTCGCTCAGCGCGCCGCGCGGCGCCGCCTGGGGTGGCTTCTCCGACGAGGGCGCCGAGCAGCGCCGCCAGCGCCAGTCGCCGCTGCCGGTGAACGCGCTGGAGGAGACGCAGCTGATGTCCAAGATCTCCCGGGACGTGGTGGAGGAGGCGGAGGAGCTGGTCCAGGCAGCGGCCCGCCGGGCTCCGGCCACGGCCACGCTGGACGAGGACCTGATCGAGACGCGGCCGGTCCGCCGTACGCCCGCGCCGCGCGAGCCGGAGCCGGTCGACGACTACGAGGACGAGGCGCCGCGCCGCCCGGGCCGCCGCCCGCTCGTCCCCGAGCTGGTGGAGGAGGAGACCCCGGCCGTCCGCCGGCCCCGCCGCCCCGCGCCGCCGGTCGAGGACGACTACGACGAGGCGCCGGTGCCGGTTCGCCGCGCCGGACGTGACCCGGAGCCGGAGTTCGACGACGACTACGAGGACGAGGCCCCCGCGCCGCGCCGCACCCGCCGGCCGACCGCGGAGGCCCCGGGCAAGCCCGCGCCGCGCCGGTCCCGGCGTACCGAGGACGAGGAGGAGTTCGGCGAGGCGCAGATCTCGGCCGCGGCCACGCCGCCGCGGCGGACCCGCCGGGCCGTGGAGGAGCCGGAGGAGACCGTCGCGCCGCGCCGCGCCCGCCGGGCCGCGGAGGACGACGACGACGCGTACGTGACCGGCGAGTACGAGACCGTGTCCCGCCGCAGCCGCCGCGCCGCCGTGGACGAGGAGGACGAGGTCGCGGCCGCCACCGCGCCGCGCCGCGCCCGCCGCGCGGTCGAGGAGGACGAGGAGGACGAGGTCGCGATCGCCACCCGGCCGCGCCGCGCCCGCCGCGCCGTCGAGGAGGAGGACGAGGAGGACGCCCGCCCGCGCCGCTCGCACCGCGCCACCGAGGACGTGGAGCCGGAGGTGGCCGAGGTCGCCGCGCCGCGCCGGGCCCGCCGGGCCGTCGCACCGGAACCGGAGGAGGAGGAGGCGGTCGTCGACGAGTACTGGCGCCCGCCGGCGAACCCGGTCAGCCGGTACGAGGCGGAGGAGACCCGCCCGGACTTCAACGGCGACGACACCCCGACGCTGGTCGACCTGACCGCCCGCCGGGCCGCCCGTTCGGCCCGTCCGGCGAAGGACGCCAAGACCCGCCGCCCGGGCCGCGCCGCCGCCGACGAGGTCTCCGACGAGGAGTTCTGGGCGCGCATGCGTGGCGAGGCCAAGTAGAGTCGCTTTCTCTTCCCGGGGGAGCCCACTCCCCGCACGACCCGTACAGCACGTGAAGGAGACAAGCGGTGAGCACAGGCGTTGTGCCTCCGGTGGGGTGCATCGGCCCGGCCCGGTTGACGGCGGGATTCGAGGACTTCGGCCGTCTGGACCTCTATGCCCACCTGGAGGTCCACGGCGATCTGCGCCCGCTGTCCGCCGACGATCTGATCGACCTCGCCGAGAAGATCAAACTCACCGGCCGCGGTGGGGCGGGCTTCCCGTTCCACCGCAAGGTGAAGGCCGTCGTCGAGTCCGCCGACCGGCAGGACCGCGCGCCGGTCGTGGTGGTCAACGCCACCGAGGGTGAGCCGCCCTCGTGGAAGGACAAGATGCTGCTCACCCGGGCACCGCATCTGATCCTGGACGGGGCCGCGCTCGCCGCGTGGGCGCTGGAGGCCGAGGAGATCGTCATCGGCGTGGCCGACGACGGCGTCGGCCAGAGCTCGCTGGAGGAGGCGCTCGCCGAGCGCCGCATGCCGGCGCCGACCCGCATCGTGACCGTCCCGCACCGGTTCATCGCGGGTGAGGGCGGCGCGCTGGTCCGCGGCATCAACGGCGAGGCGCACATCCCGCCGGGCATCAAGCAGCGCTCGTCGGAGAGCGGCGTCAACGGCCAGCCGACGCTGCTGTCGAACGCGGAGACGTACTCGCAGATCGCGGTCGCGGCCCGGCTGGGCCCGGAGGAGTACGCCGCGGTCGGCACGAAGAAGGAACCGGGCACGGTGCTGCTCACGGTCGGTGGCTCGGCCGCGCAGCACATGGTGCTGGAGTGCCCGACCGGCGTGCCGCTGCGCGAGGTGCTGGACATCTGCGGCGCCACCGAGGGCCCCGGCATCCTGGTCGGCGGCTACCACGGCAAGTGGATCACCTGGGAGAACGCGCAGAAGGCGGAGATCTCCCGGGAGAGCTTCGCCGCGATCGGCGGCACGCTGGGCGCCGGCATGATCATCCCGCTGGGCAACGACACCTGCCCGCTCGGCGAGGCCAGCCGGATCGTTCGCTACCTGGCCGGTGAGTCCGCCGGTCAGTGCGGCCCGTGCCGGCTCGGCCTGCCCGACGTGGCCAACCAGTTCCAGCTGCTCACCGCGTCCGGTTCGGCCGCGGCCGAGCAGGCGGTGCGCAACGCGGCCGGCATGGTCCGCGGCCGCGGCGCGTGCAGCCACCCGGACGGCACGTCCCGGTTCGCGCTCACCGCGCTGGAGGTCTTCGCCGAGGACATCAAGCGGCACCGGCTGGGCGAGGGCTGCGGCAAGCCGGTCAAGAAGCTGCTGCCGATCCCGAACGAGCTGCCCGGCGGCCCGAGCATCGGCAAGCTCAAGCTGGACTGGGCGCGCTGCGACGGGCACGGCCTCTGCGCCGAGGTCTTCCCCGAGCTGATCAAACTGGACGGCAACGGCTACCCGACGTTCCCGGACGCGCCGGTGCCGATCTGGCTGGAGTCGGCCGCGAAGAAGGCGATCCTGGTCTGCCCGGCGCTCGCGCTGCACCTGGACAAGGGCGGCAACGACCGGGACAAGGGCAAGCCGAAACCCGCGCCACGGCGGCGCTGAGTTTAGGGATCCGGCAGCTCCGGGTACACCCTCCTCAACGGACGCACTCGCACCCCTTGAGGAGGGCCGCACCCATGGCTTACCAGACCGGTCGCCGCAGCAACGTCTCGACCGCCCGCATCCTGACGATCATCGCCTTCGTCTGCGCGGCGCTCGCCCTGTTCATCTCGCCGCTGATCTTCGGCCTCGCGGCCATCGTGCTCGGCGCGGTCGGCGCGTCCATGGGCGACAAGCCGCTCGGCTGGTACGCCGCGGCCGCCGGCGCCGTGGCCCTGCTCCTCGGCTACCTGCTCGCCATGGCCGTCCTCTGACGCGGCTCACCGGAAACCGGTCGTGAGGTCACCTCACGACCGGTTCTTCGTCTCCAGCAGCGCCCGCATCTCGGCGAGCGTGAAGAAGTCCGCCGTGGCCAGCGCGCTGGGTGAGCCGGCCTCCGGCCGCGCGCCCGCGTCGAGCAGGATCGTCACGGTCGTCGCGTTCTGCCGGAAGACCGCGGCCGCGAGCGCGGTCTGGCCGCGATCGTTGACCCGCGCGTGGTCGGCGCCCCGGGCCAGCAGCGCGGCCACGGTCTCCGGGTGATTGTGGTAGGCCGCGAGGATCAGCAGCGTGTCGCCCTTGCCGTTGGTCAGGTTCGCCGGCACCCCGGCGTCCACGTTCGCGGCGAGCTCCTCGGTGGCCCCGGTGCGGGCCAGGTCGAACATGCGGTGGGCGAACTCCAGCGTCGCCTCGTCGAGCTCGTGCGTCGTCACGCCCACCACCCTAGGGCCTACTCCCGGGGCGCGCCGATGTTGACCATCCAGCCGATCCCGAACCGGTCGGTGAGCTGCCCGTACTCGTCGCCCCACATCTGCTTGGCCAGCGGCGTGTGCACGGTCGCGCCGTCCGACAGCCGCTCCCAGTACCCGTGCAGCAGCTCCGCCTCGTCGCCGCTGAGACAGATCGTGATCACCGAGCCCGGCGTGACCTCCATCTCCGGCGGCGTGTCCGCGGCCATCAGCGTCATCCCGGACGGCGTCTCCAGCTGCCCGTGCATCACCTGGTCGGCGAGCGGTCCGTCCTGCCCGTACTGGCCGAACGTCATCACCTCGACCTCGCCGCCGAGCGCGCTCCGGTAGAACTCCAGCGCCTCCCTCGCCTGGCCGCGGAAGTTGATGTACGGGTTGAGCCGAGCCACCATGCCATGCCCCCTGAGCTGCGCGGATGTTCGTCGCTCGCAGCGTAGCCCCGTACGCGTGCGCGCGGTGTCCCGTTCCCTCGCGGCGTGTCGGCCGTACCCGTCCGGGGTGATCGGCGAGAGTCGGCGGATGCCGGTCTACGTCGGAAACGCGCACACGGACGCGCCAGCCGAGCGCGGGTGGCTGCTCGGCCACTTCATGCCGCCCGGCGACCCGCGGCACAGCACGGACGTCGAGGTGAAGTGGGGCGTCCATCCGGCCGGGGACCGGCGCGCGGCCTGGGCGACCGGTGAGACCCGGACCGCGCTGCTGCTCCTGGTCAGCGGCGAGTTCACGCTGGAGTTCCGGGACCGTGCGGTCACGCTGGCCGCGCAGGGCGACTACGTGGTCTGGGGCCCGGGCGAGGACCACACCTGGCACGCGCCGCGGGACGCCGTGGTGTGCACGGTGCGCTGGCCGTCCGTACCCGGGTGGCGGTTGCCGGGGTGATCGCGCCGTCGGCTGTGGAGTCCGCGGAATGCGCCTAAATTAGGACGCATGAACGGACTTCCGGTCTGGTACGAGGCGCGCGGCGCCGGCCCCGTGATCATCTTCCCGTGCCGGACCCGCAAGGAGCACGCGGACCTCGCCGAACGGCTGGCCGACCGGTTCCGGGTGGTCCGCTACATGCCCCGGCACGTCACCGGCATCGACGCGCCCGAGGGCGATGCCGAGGACTGGGTGACCTGGGAGGAGCAGGAGGACGGCCCGGCGTTCTGGGGCGGCAAGCCGATCGAGGACTTCCCGGTCGAGCTGGAGGTCGCCGACCTGCACCGGGTCGCGGACGAGGCCGGAGCCGACCGGTTCGTACTGGCCGGCTACTCCGGGACGGCCGCGCTGGCCGCGTTCCTCGCGCCGCTCACGCCGCGCGCGGCCGGCCTGCTCGCCGGCGGTTTCCCGATCCTCGGCCCCAAGGAGTACTGGATGGGCTCGTCCGAGGGTGCCCGGCTCGCCTACCTGACCGCCGGCCTGCGCGCGCTCGCCGACAACGCGTTCGCCACCGCGCTCATGTACCGGGCCTGGCACGAGCGCGACGACCGCCCGGCGCTGACCGCGCTGACCGGCCCGAAGATCGTCTGGTTCGGCGCGGACGACGGCGAGCCCGGCTGCCTGCTGCACGAGGCCCGGCCCGGCATCCGGCTGGCCCGCCGCCTCCGCGAGACCCGCGCCGAGCTGGCGGACTGCGGCTTCACCGTGCTCGAGCTGCCCGGCCTGGACCACATGTCCGTGCAGGCCAGCCCGGACACGGTGGCCGCCAGGCTGCGCGTGCTGCTGGCCGGCGCGACCTGGTAGCGCCGGCCGGCAGCACGCCGGGTCACCGCCCGCGCGCGTGCCGGAACGCGTCCCGCAGCTCCGCGACCAGCGTCCCCGGCCGCTCCCAGCCGGGGAAGTGGCCGCCGCGGTCCATCTCGTGCCACGCGACGATGTTCCGGTAGCGGCGCTCGGCCCATCGCCGGGCCGTCGGGTGCGGCTCGCCGGGGAAGAGCGTGAACGCGGCGGGCACGGTGACGGGCTGCGCGTTCATCTCCTCGGCCGTGCGCGGCCCCCAGCGCAGGTTCTCCCAGTACCAGCGCGCGGTGGCGGCGCCGGTGGCGGTGAACCAGTACAGCGCGATCGTGTCCACCTGCCGCTCCTGGCTGACGCCGTGGTTCTCGGCGAACGCGTCCAGGTGCTCGCCCAGCCACGCGGCGAGCCCGGCCGGCGAGTCGACCAGCGAGTAGCCGAACGTCTGCGGGCGCGCGCCCTGGAACATCACGTGCGGGATGCCGCCCCGCATGAACAGCTCGCGCTTCTCGATGATCCGCCGCTCCGCCGGGTCGGTGGTGGCCAGGTCCGCCGGCAGCGGTGCGGCGAGCGGCATCGTGCTGTGCAGGCCCACCACCCGATCCGGCGCGATCCGGGCCAACTCCGTGCTGACGTGCGAGCCCCAGTCGCCGCCGTGCACGCCGAACCGCGGGTAACCGAGCTCGCTCATCAGCGTGGCCCAGGCCCGTGCCGTACGCCCGACGTTCCAGCCCGGCTCGGCCGGCCGCTCGCTGAACCCGAAGCCGGGCAGCGCGGGCACCACCAGGTGGAACGCGTCCGCCGCCGGGGCGCCGTGCGCGACCGGGTCGGTCAGCGGCCCGATCAGGTCCTCGAACTCCAGCACCGAGCCGGGCCAGCCGTGCGTCAGCACCAGCGGCAGCGCGCCGGGTTCGGGCGAGCGTACGTGCCAGAACGCGACGCCGAGCCCGTCGACGCGCGCGCGGAAGTGCGGGATCGCGTTCCAGCGGCGCTCCAGTGCGCGCCAGTCGTGTCCGCGCAGGACGTCCAGCAGCGACCGGAGGCGGTCCAGCCCGATGCCCTGCGAGTCGTCGGTCGCGGGCTCCGGCAGCCGGGTCCGGTCGAGGCGGTCGCGCAGGTCCGCCAGGTTGTCGTCGGGAACGTGAATCGGGAACGGGGTGATCATGCAGGTGGACGGTAGGCCGGTCCGCGCGCCGGATCGATGCGAAAAATTGCGGAGTAGCCTTCCCCCGGTGATCACTCTGGGGCAGCGGCTCGGTGAGCTGCGGCGACGGGCGTTCGTCGGCCGGGACGGCGAGCTCGCGCTGTTCCGGCAGGTCACCTCCGGTGTGATCTTCCTGCACGGGCCCGGCGGCGTCGGCAAGAGCACGCTGCTCGACCGGTTCGCGCTGATCGCCACGGAGACCGGCCGGGAGCTGCACCGGGTCGACGCACGGCACCTCGAGCTCGGCCCGGACCGGCTGCCCGCCCCGGCCGGCGGCCGGCCCGCCGTGGTGCTGATCGACACGTACGAGCTGCTGGAACCGGCCGACGACTGGGTCCGCGAGCGGTACCTGCCGTCGCTGCCGGCGGACACGCTGGTGGTGCTGGCCGGCCGGCGCCCGCCGGGGGTCCGCTGGCGGGCCGATCCCGCGTGGCACGAGCTGCTCCGGATCGTCGCGCTCGGGAACCTGCCGGCGGCGGACGGCCGGCGGTACCTCGCGGCGCGCGGCGTCCCCGAGCCCGCCCGGGAGCGGCTGCTGGAGATCGGCCACGGCCACCCGCTCACGCTGTCCATGCTGGCCGACGCGGTGCACCGGGGTGCGCAGACCCGTACCCTCGCCGACCTGCCGGACGTCGTCGGCGCGCTGCTGACGCAGCTGGTCGAGGCGGCACCGAGCCCACGGCACCGCGCCGCGCTGGAGGTGTGCGCGCACGTCCCGGCCACCACCGAGGACCTGCTGCGCGCGGTGACCGGCGACGACGCCGGCGAACTGTTCGCCTGGCTGCGCACGCTGCCGTTCGTCGCGGAGGGCCCGTACGGGCTGTATCCGCACGACGTGGTCCGTGACGTGCTCGACGCCGACCTGCGCTGGCGCGACCCGGACCGCTACGCCGAACTGGACCGGGCGCTCTCCGCGGCGACGCTGGCCCGGATCCGCGCGGCCGGAGACCGGCGGGAACGCCTCCGGCTGATCGTCGACCACATCGTCGTCGCCGGCGCCCGCTCCCGGATCGAGAGCTGCTGGACGCCGTCGCCGGCCGCCCGGGCGTACGTCGACGACCTGCGCGACGGCGACCGGGCCCCGATCGCCGAGATGACCGCCCGGTGGCAGGGCGCGGAGCAGGCCACACTGGTGGCGTCCTGGATGGACCGCGACCCCGGTGCGTTCCGGGTCTTCCGCACGCCGTCCGGCGCGGTCCGGGGCTACGCCGCCTGCCTGGACCTGACCGCGGACTCCGGCGGTGACCCGGGCGCCGAGGCGATGTGGCGGTACGTGCGGGAGCACGCGCCGCCACGGGACGGGGAGCGGGTACGGGCCTGGCGCTTCTACCTCGACCGCGAGCACGGCCAGTCGCCGTCCCCGTCGGTGACGCTCTTCGCGGCCTGCCAGACGCTGGACATCCTCACCTCGGACGACGTCGCCTGGACGCTCGTCGGCGCCTACGCGGACCCGGAGCGCTGGGACGCGACGCTGGACAACCTCGGCTTCTGGCGGGCCGGCTCCTACCGGGTCGGCGGCACGCGGTACCCGGTCTACGCGCACGACTGGCGCCGCACCGGGGTCCCGGAGTGGATGCGCCGGGTCCGGGCCCGCCACGCCGGTGCGTCCGCGCCGCCCGCCGCCGTGGACGCCGGCGACCCGGTCCTCTCCCGCGCCGAGTTCGGTGACGCGGTCCGGGCCGCGCTGCGCGACCTGGACCGGCTCGACGGCAACCCGCTGCTGCGGTCGCGCCTGGTGCGCGGGGCCGGCCCGGACCCGGCGGCCGCGCTCCGCGGGCTGATCGAGGCGGCGACCGCGACGCTGCCGGACGCACTGGCCCGGCTCGTCGACCACACGTTCCTGCGCCGCACCACCACGCAGGAGCGGGTCGCGCAGCGGCTGCACCTGTCGTTCAACACCTACCGCCGGCACCGGGACCGGGCCGTCGCCCGGATCGCGGACCGGCTGTGGGAACGGGAGATCCGCCCGCACGAGTGATCGGCGCCGGGCACCGGACGGGCACCGCGCGGGCTGTGCGGCGGCGGTGCCCGCGGCCACGATCGGGACGTGTCCACCACAGACCTCCGGGTGAGCCGGGCCGTCGCCTGCATGGAGGCGCGGTTCGGCGACCGGCTGACCGTCGCCGACCTGGCGCGCGAGGCGCTGCTCAGCCCGTACCACTTCGTGCGGGTCTTCACCCGCGAGGTCGGCCGCACCCCGCACCGCCATCTCACGCTGCTGCGGATCGACGCGGCGTGCCGGCTGCTGGAACGCGGCCGCACCGTCACCGTGGTCGCGGCACGCTGCGGCTACTCCAGCGCCGCCCACTTCTCGGCCGTGTTCCTGCGGGAGACCGGGGTCCGTCCCGGCCGGTGGGGTAACCGGTTACGGAGCGGCCGACTCGTGGCGCCAGAGGTGGGTGCAGACCAGGTCGAGGCCGCGGTGCAGGTGCCGGCGGTAGGTGCTGAACGACAGCCCCAGCCGATCCGCGGCGGCGGCCTGGGTGGGGAGCCGGTGGAAGTACGTGGTGGCGACGACGCGGTGCAGGCGGGCCTCCCGCGCGTCGTCGCGGAGCGTGTCGACCGCGTCGGTCAGTAGCTCACGGAGCGCCTCGACCGGGTCACCGGTCCCGCCGGACGCCGCCACGATCATGCGGGTGCGCAGCAGCGGGCTGGCGGCCAGCGCGGCGGCCCGGTGGAAGTCCCGCAGCGCCGCACGGACGGCGGCGTCGAAGTCCGGCCGGGCGAGCGCGGGCACGGCCGGCGGTCGCGGCGACGCGGGCGGCGGGGCCAGCGAGAACCACACGTCGTGCGGGGTCACCCGCCAGTCGCAGGCGAACAACGTGTACGCCCGGCCGCCGACCGTGACGGTGCCGTCGACCGGGCGGTGCCCGACCAGGCCGAGCAGGCGCTCCCACCGGTGCGCGCCGGCCGCGGGGACGTACGTCCACGCGAGGCGGTCGGACCGGATCCACAGCGCGTAGACGCGCAGCTGGAGCGTGTGCATCGCGGACGTCATCTCGTCGTGCCCGGTGCCGTCCAGCATGAAGCGCATCATCCCGACGTGCTCGCCCGCGCCGAGCGGACGGGTGCGCTCCGCGTGCGCCAGCGCGGCGGCGGCGAGCGGGTCCGCGGCGAGCACGGCCGGGTCCGGGGAGCCGTCCGGGCCCACGGCCGGGAGGCGCAGCCAGAGCAGGAAACCGGCCGCGGAGTCGTCGGTGGAGCGACGGTAGACCCGGAACGACTCGGGCTGGACGCCCAGCCAGTGCGTGACGACCGCGGCCGCCTCGTCGCCCTGGGCCGCCCGGGCCATCGCCACGATCGCGGCGTGGTCGCCGGGGCGCAGGCCGTCCTCGTAGCCGTCGCCGTGCCGGGGGAGCAGCGTCAGCCACTCCGCGGCCGGGCCGTACCGCTGCAGGTGGGCGAGCGCGCGGGCGGCGGCGAGCGACTCGGCCGGGGTGCCCGCCGCCCGCACCCGGGCGAGCAGGTGGTCGCCGATCGCGTGGTGCATCCGCTCGTACGCGGCCGGATCGCGCCAGCGCAGGTCCGCGTCGACCGCCTCGCGCACCATCTCGTGCAGCGCCACGCCGTGCCGTCCGGCCTCGGCGAACGGCAGCGCCCGCAGCCAGCGCACCAGCGCTCCGGCGTCGGCCGGGTCCGGCCCGCCCGGGAGGCCGACACCGGCCGGCCCGTCGAGGACCGCGGTGAGCAGCGCTTCCGTGGTGTGCGGCGCGTGCGCGCAGATCTCCAGGGCACGCCGGTGCCGCTCGGACGGCACGTCGCCGATCAGCGCGCCGAGCAGCGACGCCAGCACCTCGGGCGCCGGTCGCCAGACCGCACCACCCGGCGAAGGCACGCTGCCCGGCGCACCCGGCGCACCCGCGTCACCGGGCGCAGCGGAACCACCGGGCGCAGCGGGATCACCGGGCGCAGCGGGATCACCGGGCGCAGCGGGATCACCGGGCGTGACCGAATCGCTGGGCGCAGCGGCATCATCCGGCGCGGTCGCGCCACCGGCGGACGGAACCGGGCCGCCGGCTGCGGGCGCCGAACGGCCGGCCGGCGGCGCCGGGTCGGTGGCCGGGTGACGGGGGCCGGCCGGAAAGGTCGCGCGGCCGGGCAGCGAGCCGTCCGGGAGCGTGGCGGCGAGGCTGAGCGCGAGCGGGTGCCCGCCGGCGAACGACAGCACGGCCGGCCGCGACTCCGCGGGCACGCCGCGCAGCTCCAGCAGCCGGTCCGCCTCCGCCGGGCTCAGGTCGCCGAGCTCCCGGGAGCCGGGCACGCACGGCTCCCGGCCCGCGATCACCACGGCGCTGCCGGCCGGCAGCCGGGGCAGGAACACGTCCCGCAGCCAGCCCTCCAGGCCCTGGCAGTGCTCGAACGCGTCGACGAGCAGCACGGAGCCGCCGGCCCGGTCCACCTCCGCGGCGAACGCGACCGGCGTCGGCTCGATCGCCCGGCCGTCCACCTCGGCGACGGTCCGGCCCGCGTCCCGGGCCTCGTCCGCGAGCCGGCGCAGCAGCGTGGACTTGCCGATGCCGCCGGGGCCGTGCAGCCCGAGGAGACCGCCGTCGCGCAGCACGGTGCGGAAC
This genomic window from Catenuloplanes niger contains:
- a CDS encoding NADH-ubiquinone oxidoreductase-F iron-sulfur binding region domain-containing protein, with translation MSTGVVPPVGCIGPARLTAGFEDFGRLDLYAHLEVHGDLRPLSADDLIDLAEKIKLTGRGGAGFPFHRKVKAVVESADRQDRAPVVVVNATEGEPPSWKDKMLLTRAPHLILDGAALAAWALEAEEIVIGVADDGVGQSSLEEALAERRMPAPTRIVTVPHRFIAGEGGALVRGINGEAHIPPGIKQRSSESGVNGQPTLLSNAETYSQIAVAARLGPEEYAAVGTKKEPGTVLLTVGGSAAQHMVLECPTGVPLREVLDICGATEGPGILVGGYHGKWITWENAQKAEISRESFAAIGGTLGAGMIIPLGNDTCPLGEASRIVRYLAGESAGQCGPCRLGLPDVANQFQLLTASGSAAAEQAVRNAAGMVRGRGACSHPDGTSRFALTALEVFAEDIKRHRLGEGCGKPVKKLLPIPNELPGGPSIGKLKLDWARCDGHGLCAEVFPELIKLDGNGYPTFPDAPVPIWLESAAKKAILVCPALALHLDKGGNDRDKGKPKPAPRRR
- a CDS encoding ankyrin repeat domain-containing protein, with translation MFDLARTGATEELAANVDAGVPANLTNGKGDTLLILAAYHNHPETVAALLARGADHARVNDRGQTALAAAVFRQNATTVTILLDAGARPEAGSPSALATADFFTLAEMRALLETKNRS
- a CDS encoding VOC family protein, which encodes MVARLNPYINFRGQAREALEFYRSALGGEVEVMTFGQYGQDGPLADQVMHGQLETPSGMTLMAADTPPEMEVTPGSVITICLSGDEAELLHGYWERLSDGATVHTPLAKQMWGDEYGQLTDRFGIGWMVNIGAPRE
- a CDS encoding signal peptidase I, which encodes MPVYVGNAHTDAPAERGWLLGHFMPPGDPRHSTDVEVKWGVHPAGDRRAAWATGETRTALLLLVSGEFTLEFRDRAVTLAAQGDYVVWGPGEDHTWHAPRDAVVCTVRWPSVPGWRLPG
- a CDS encoding alpha/beta fold hydrolase, with product MNGLPVWYEARGAGPVIIFPCRTRKEHADLAERLADRFRVVRYMPRHVTGIDAPEGDAEDWVTWEEQEDGPAFWGGKPIEDFPVELEVADLHRVADEAGADRFVLAGYSGTAALAAFLAPLTPRAAGLLAGGFPILGPKEYWMGSSEGARLAYLTAGLRALADNAFATALMYRAWHERDDRPALTALTGPKIVWFGADDGEPGCLLHEARPGIRLARRLRETRAELADCGFTVLELPGLDHMSVQASPDTVAARLRVLLAGATW
- a CDS encoding epoxide hydrolase family protein, whose amino-acid sequence is MITPFPIHVPDDNLADLRDRLDRTRLPEPATDDSQGIGLDRLRSLLDVLRGHDWRALERRWNAIPHFRARVDGLGVAFWHVRSPEPGALPLVLTHGWPGSVLEFEDLIGPLTDPVAHGAPAADAFHLVVPALPGFGFSERPAEPGWNVGRTARAWATLMSELGYPRFGVHGGDWGSHVSTELARIAPDRVVGLHSTMPLAAPLPADLATTDPAERRIIEKRELFMRGGIPHVMFQGARPQTFGYSLVDSPAGLAAWLGEHLDAFAENHGVSQERQVDTIALYWFTATGAATARWYWENLRWGPRTAEEMNAQPVTVPAAFTLFPGEPHPTARRWAERRYRNIVAWHEMDRGGHFPGWERPGTLVAELRDAFRHARGR
- a CDS encoding AAA family ATPase, with protein sequence MDAGGQVMAPARSLGERLRAARDRFFVGRERELDAFRTVLRDGGLLGLHGPGGIGKSTLLRRLADEARDAGRTVAEVDGRAIEPTPVAFAAEVDRAGGSVLLVDAFEHCQGLEGWLRDVFLPRLPAGSAVVIAGREPCVPGSRELGDLSPAEADRLLELRGVPAESRPAVLSFAGGHPLALSLAATLPDGSLPGRATFPAGPRHPATDPAPPAGRSAPAAGGPVPSAGGATAPDDAAAPSDSVTPGDPAAPGDPAAPGDPAAPGGSAAPGDAGAPGAPGSVPSPGGAVWRPAPEVLASLLGALIGDVPSERHRRALEICAHAPHTTEALLTAVLDGPAGVGLPGGPDPADAGALVRWLRALPFAEAGRHGVALHEMVREAVDADLRWRDPAAYERMHHAIGDHLLARVRAAGTPAESLAAARALAHLQRYGPAAEWLTLLPRHGDGYEDGLRPGDHAAIVAMARAAQGDEAAAVVTHWLGVQPESFRVYRRSTDDSAAGFLLWLRLPAVGPDGSPDPAVLAADPLAAAALAHAERTRPLGAGEHVGMMRFMLDGTGHDEMTSAMHTLQLRVYALWIRSDRLAWTYVPAAGAHRWERLLGLVGHRPVDGTVTVGGRAYTLFACDWRVTPHDVWFSLAPPPASPRPPAVPALARPDFDAAVRAALRDFHRAAALAASPLLRTRMIVAASGGTGDPVEALRELLTDAVDTLRDDAREARLHRVVATTYFHRLPTQAAAADRLGLSFSTYRRHLHRGLDLVCTHLWRHESAAP